A single Hylaeus volcanicus isolate JK05 unplaced genomic scaffold, UHH_iyHylVolc1.0_haploid 12221, whole genome shotgun sequence DNA region contains:
- the LOC128883386 gene encoding uncharacterized protein LOC128883386, which yields MHASDYPLIQSFVDFSNTTTDDSSILVSTDDKLNEVICSNVSSFRSLNQEFIWCEALEGWVKAQKPTIANFSATPQFKASDDGFLKAVANIACTEMEDCHLTVNQLKKLEAGLDVTYLSTMVPGGQFIALRILFFFQKGRISFLRKNHSFNAKMCELISFDTTENALDNIMESHLELKASFLQNKPVIWLQFSSTVLKFLKRLQKFIILVFNDSFELKVIEKVTEMILSTSFLKFLKSQKKKKL from the exons aTGCACGCTTCAGATTATCCATTAATTCAATCGTTTGTTGATTTTTCCAATACTACAACAGATGATTCTTCTATTTtg GTTTCAACTgacgataaattaaatgaagtCATTTGTAGTAACGTTTCAAGTTTTAG ATCTCTTAATCAAGAGTTCATTTGGTGTGAAGCTCTTGAAGGATGGGTTAAAGCACAAAAACCAACGATTGCTAATTTTAGTGCAACTCCACAATTTAAAGCTTCAG ATGATGGGTTCTTGAAAGCTGTTGCCAACATCGCTTGTACGGAGATGGAAGATTGTCATCTTACTGTGAACCAGTTAAAAAAACTTGAAGCGGGTCTTGACGTTACTTATTTATCTACTATg GTACCAGGAGGACAATTTATAGCtttaagaattctttttttttttcaaaaaggtCGCATTTcgtttttacgaaaaaatcaCAGCTTTAACGCTAAAATGTGTGAATTAAT ATCTTTTGATACAACTGAAAATGCTTTGGATAATATTATGGAAAGTCATTTGGAGCTAAAG GcaagttttcttcaaaataaaccTGTTATATGgcttcaattttcttcaaccgttttaaaatttttaaagaggttacaaaaatttattattcttgtttTCAATGATTCTTTTGAATTAAAAGTCATTGAGAAAGTCACTGAAATGATTTTATCAACatcctttttaaaatttttaaaaagtcaaaaaaagaaaaagctttAA